In Gadus macrocephalus chromosome 4, ASM3116895v1, the following proteins share a genomic window:
- the LOC132456604 gene encoding uncharacterized protein LOC132456604 → MIAIKRATEDDFKYPCNRELIFMAKRLVDYYPMLRDQSAKSGAEWEYLKKQLLKRVQNVSTPKKQQGATPLRKKARRLSFQSRQETSTDETDDSTTSTVILERSPPRCSTPQIEQSYASDTSDSLQYQARHYKTLQDMYKTKARPNKKDVAQLLDLEFQSRRAFIDSDVTKEQDRPVKILEAYPCFGELDHLMDELLRILDQGNPHFLPELNTRRATFFERAQFYGVFKKVMRPPLLDKAQQSIALMKALPDLFPSPVAPPKKLGHASEVLLHILKTEVLLDAIHDQDMTSSYRKAIGVQIETSHCKQSCQRHKSITGPQQVQAAARTLLLHFCMPRDGPQL, encoded by the exons ATGATTGCAATCAAAAGAGCAACAGAGGATGATTTTAAATATCCATGCAACCGGGAGCTCATATTTATGGCAAAGCGCCTCGTGGACTACTACCCAATGCTTCGGGACCAATCTGCCAAGAGTGGGGCTGAGTGG GAATATCTGAAGAAACAGCTCCTAAAAAGAGTCCAAAATGTTTCAACTCCTAAAAAGCAGCAGGGAGCAACTCCTTTGCGAAAGAAGGCACGGAGACTTAGCTTTCAGTCCAGACAGGAGACGTCCACTGATGAGACTGATGACTCCACCACCTCTACTGTGATCTTGGAGAGATCACCACCACGCTGTAGCACTCCACAGATTGAACAATCGTATG CATCAGACACTTCGGACAGCCTGCAGTATCAGGCAAGACATTATAAAACTCTGCAGGACATGTATAAAACCAAGGCCAGGCCAAACAAGAAGGATGTTGCCCAGCTCCTAGACCTTGAATTCCAGTCAAGACGCGCCTTCATTGACTCCGATGTGACTAAGGAGCAGGACAGGCCTGTCAAGATCCTTGAGGCGTATCCCTGCTTTGGAGAATTGGACCAT CTAATGGATGAACTCCTGCGGATCCTCGATCAAGGGAACCCCCACTTCCTACCTGAACTAAATACCCGGCGGGCGACCTTTTTTGAGAGGGCACAGTTTTATGGCGTTTTCAAGAAGGTCATGAGGCCTCCACTGTTGGACAAAG CACAACAGTCAATCGCCCTGATGAAGGCATTGCCAGACTTATTTCCATCACCTGTGGCTCCACCCAAGAAGTTGGGACATGCAAGTGAGGTTTTGCTTCACATCCTTAAG ACAGAGGTTCTCCTGGATGCCATCCACGACCAGGACATGACTTCCTCATATAGGAAGGCTATAG GTGTGCAAATAGAGACCAGCCACTGCAAGCAGAGCTGCCAAAGACACAAATCAATCACTGGCCCCCAGCAAGTGCAGGCTGCAGCCCGCACTCTGCTGCTGCATTTCTGTATGCCCAGGGATGGACCTCAGCTTTAG